AAGGATATTATGGAGCATCTCATGCAGTTGGAAGAAATAAAAGCCATAATAGAAGGTTAAGAATCATGGAATGTCCACATATACCGGAAATCAGCTACACCCAATTTGGTGAACGGCTATATGACGAGGTTGTGGCAAAAAGGATTCCGCTCAGCGGATCACTTGAGCTAACCTTTCGCTGCAACCTGCGTTGCGCTCATTGTTATTGCAACCTATCGGCAAATGATCGAGACATAATTGAGAAGGAGCTGACAACTGAAGAAGTATTCAACATCCTCGACCAGATCGCAGAGGCTGGGCATGGCTGGAGAATGGCAATCCAGAGGCCCCTGTTGAATATCTCTGCCGGATAGCTCATCTGCGGGCAGAGGCATTTGCTATAAAGGTAACTACTCAGGAGTCAGAAGTCAGAATTGGACAAAGAAGGCAATCCGAAATGAAGAGCAATGAAGGTGCGTGATATCATAGAGTTGATTAGAGGCTGATGGCTGGTATCGCATAGACACAAAAGGCAGTCATCGGCAATACAAACATGCGACAAAAACTGGCAGAGTTACTATCGCTGGACATCCAAGTGACGATTTAGCGCCGGGTACTCTGAACAGTGTTTTGAAACAGGCGAAATTGAAGGAGGTGAAGTGACAGATGCATCGGTTTCTTGTTATCATTGAGAAAGCGGAAGGTAACTATTCTGCTTATTCGCCCGATTTGCCGGGCTGTATTGCTACCGGCGCTACCCGTGAAGAGGCAGAGCGAAATATGCACGAGGCGATTGAAATGCATGTGCGTGGATTGTTGGAAGACAATTTGTCGATTCCTGAGACTACTTCTTTCGCAGAATATGTTGCTGTTAATTGAAGAACTTTCGG
This window of the Syntrophales bacterium genome carries:
- a CDS encoding type II toxin-antitoxin system HicB family antitoxin, whose protein sequence is MHRFLVIIEKAEGNYSAYSPDLPGCIATGATREEAERNMHEAIEMHVRGLLEDNLSIPETTSFAEYVAVN